A window from Vulcanimicrobium alpinum encodes these proteins:
- a CDS encoding alpha/beta fold hydrolase — MKRLTRTLLAGAGVTGALAAANRALQNAPLPTNALGGTRRPWNWRGYEIFATEAGTGSLVILVHGIYAGASSYEFRKLFPLLARRHRVVAFDLLGCGLSDKPRLAYSPELFVEQIVDALDAFGSEPTALVGASLGGAFAIRAATRASDRVDRLALICPAGLAGVLDKGPRGPQGAFVLLIRTPVVGEALFNALASKASIRWFLRKQVYSTPERATDEIVDHYYAVTHQPGARYVPAAFVGGALDTNVARDLPFLTMPLQVLWGERAPSISPRSHADEFLRLARHGRLATFADSGLLPQEEEPEAVDAALESFLSVASSR, encoded by the coding sequence GTGAAGAGACTCACTCGAACGCTCCTCGCCGGAGCCGGCGTCACCGGCGCCCTCGCCGCCGCCAACCGCGCGCTGCAGAACGCCCCGCTCCCGACCAACGCGCTCGGCGGAACGCGGCGTCCGTGGAATTGGCGCGGGTACGAGATCTTCGCGACTGAGGCCGGGACGGGCTCGCTCGTGATCCTCGTCCACGGGATCTACGCCGGCGCGTCCTCCTACGAATTCCGGAAGCTCTTCCCGCTCCTCGCGCGCCGCCATCGCGTCGTCGCGTTCGATCTGCTGGGCTGCGGGCTCTCGGACAAGCCGCGGCTCGCGTACTCGCCCGAGCTCTTCGTCGAGCAGATCGTCGATGCTCTCGATGCGTTCGGCAGCGAACCGACGGCGCTCGTCGGCGCGTCGCTCGGCGGCGCGTTCGCGATCCGCGCGGCGACGCGCGCAAGCGATCGCGTCGACCGGCTCGCGCTGATCTGCCCTGCCGGACTCGCGGGCGTGCTCGACAAGGGGCCGCGCGGCCCGCAAGGCGCGTTCGTCCTGCTGATCCGTACGCCGGTCGTCGGCGAAGCGCTCTTCAACGCGCTGGCGTCGAAGGCGTCGATTCGCTGGTTCCTGCGCAAGCAGGTGTACTCGACGCCCGAGCGCGCGACCGACGAGATCGTCGATCACTACTACGCCGTGACGCACCAGCCCGGCGCGCGTTACGTCCCCGCGGCGTTCGTAGGCGGCGCGCTCGACACCAACGTCGCGCGCGATCTTCCGTTCCTGACGATGCCGCTGCAGGTGCTGTGGGGCGAGCGCGCGCCGTCGATCAGCCCGCGCTCGCACGCCGACGAATTCCTGCGCCTCGCGCGCCACGGCAGGCTCGCGACGTTTGCCGACAGCGGGCTGCTCCCGCAAGAGGAGGAACCGGAAGCCGTCGACGCGGCGCTCGAGTCGTTCCTCTCGGTCGCGTCTTCGCGCTGA